A single window of Pseudarthrobacter defluvii DNA harbors:
- the purU gene encoding formyltetrahydrofolate deformylase, whose translation MTLIEATSATITLPALKEEQTQKFVLTLSCKEQAGIVQAVTTFLFERGFNIDEHQQFDDSLRETLHLRTAFSGSPNHTPAMLEEEFAGIASRFDMKFSFHDQTPKRVLVMVSKFGHCLNDLIFRWRGGSLGGELVAVVSNHETHRAMAEAAGLPFIYVPVTPDTKADAERRLLELVDEYEADLVVLARYMQVLSDDLCRALEGRAINIHHSFLPGFKGARPYHQAYDRGVKLVGATAHYVTADLDEGPIIEQEVIRVDHTYGPAQLSTVGQDAEALALSRAVRWHCQHRVLKDQTSTVVFR comes from the coding sequence ATGACCCTCATCGAAGCAACCTCAGCAACCATCACCCTGCCGGCGCTCAAGGAAGAGCAGACGCAGAAGTTCGTGCTGACCCTTTCCTGCAAGGAGCAAGCAGGAATTGTGCAAGCCGTCACCACATTCCTGTTCGAGCGTGGCTTCAACATCGACGAGCACCAGCAGTTCGACGACAGCCTGCGCGAGACACTCCACCTGCGCACCGCGTTCTCCGGTTCCCCCAACCACACGCCTGCCATGCTCGAGGAAGAGTTCGCGGGCATCGCCAGCCGGTTCGACATGAAGTTCAGCTTCCACGACCAGACCCCCAAGCGCGTCCTGGTCATGGTGTCCAAGTTCGGCCACTGCCTCAACGACCTCATCTTCCGGTGGCGCGGCGGCAGCCTGGGCGGCGAACTGGTGGCAGTCGTTTCCAACCACGAGACCCACCGTGCGATGGCGGAAGCCGCCGGGCTCCCCTTCATCTACGTCCCCGTCACCCCGGACACCAAGGCCGATGCGGAGCGCCGGCTGCTGGAACTGGTGGATGAGTACGAGGCCGACCTCGTGGTCCTGGCCCGCTACATGCAGGTGCTCTCGGACGACCTTTGCCGGGCACTGGAAGGACGGGCCATCAACATCCACCACTCCTTCCTTCCCGGGTTCAAGGGCGCCCGCCCCTACCACCAGGCCTACGACCGCGGCGTCAAGCTGGTGGGCGCCACCGCCCACTACGTCACGGCGGACCTGGACGAGGGCCCGATCATCGAGCAGGAAGTCATCCGCGTGGACCACACCTATGGCCCGGCGCAACTGTCCACCGTGGGCCAGGACGCCGAGGCGCTGGCCCTCTCCCGCGCCGTCCGCTGGCACTGCCAGCACAGGGTGCTGAAGGACCAGACCAGCACCGTGGTGTTCCGGTGA
- a CDS encoding IclR family transcriptional regulator yields MASNRDTESDTEAEGGQSGGVQSVERALTVLEILAREGHAGVSEIAEEMGIHKSTVSRLMGSLVTREMVHQNSERGKYQLGFGILRLASSIPGRLSLVREARPVLESLAEEFKETVNLAVLRSNYAVNVDQAMGPSTLATYDWVGSLTPLHATSSGKVLLAALEADHRDRILKETGLTARTARTITSRKELDAQLLEVAAKGYAVVREEFEIGLNAVAVPVYNHQGVVIGALSISGPAFRFDPEKIPGLLKTLKDAGLKVSANMGYTHR; encoded by the coding sequence ATGGCTTCGAATAGAGACACTGAATCCGATACCGAGGCGGAAGGCGGACAGTCCGGCGGCGTGCAGTCCGTGGAGCGGGCCCTGACCGTCCTGGAGATCCTGGCCCGGGAGGGACATGCGGGTGTAAGCGAAATAGCCGAGGAAATGGGGATCCACAAGTCCACCGTGTCCCGGCTGATGGGTTCGCTGGTCACGCGCGAGATGGTCCACCAAAACAGTGAACGGGGCAAGTACCAGCTCGGTTTTGGAATTCTTCGCCTGGCCAGCTCCATTCCCGGCCGCCTGAGCCTGGTCCGCGAGGCGAGGCCCGTCCTGGAGAGCCTGGCGGAAGAGTTCAAGGAAACCGTCAACCTGGCTGTCCTGCGCTCCAACTACGCCGTAAACGTGGACCAGGCCATGGGCCCGTCCACCCTGGCCACCTACGACTGGGTGGGAAGCCTGACCCCGCTGCACGCGACCTCCAGCGGCAAGGTCCTCCTGGCGGCGCTGGAGGCGGACCACCGGGACCGCATTTTGAAGGAGACGGGCCTGACTGCCCGCACCGCACGCACCATTACCTCCCGCAAGGAGCTGGACGCACAGCTGCTCGAGGTAGCGGCCAAGGGGTATGCGGTGGTGCGGGAGGAGTTCGAGATCGGCCTGAATGCCGTGGCAGTGCCCGTCTACAACCACCAAGGCGTCGTGATCGGTGCCCTCAGCATTTCGGGGCCGGCATTCCGGTTCGACCCGGAGAAGATCCCGGGCCTGCTGAAAACCCTCAAGGACGCGGGACTCAAAGTCAGCGCCAACATGGGTTACACGCATCGCTGA
- the uraD gene encoding 2-oxo-4-hydroxy-4-carboxy-5-ureidoimidazoline decarboxylase, which yields MKLAEFNSADSAAAQATLRPCIDISRWVEAVAGARPFAGRNELLEFAAQAATPFTPAEVESAMAHHPRIGERPTAASTEASMSRSEQAGVDPEDTAVTDALARGNREYEEKFGRVFLIRAAGRSAQDILAALNQRLTNSPEEEDSIVAQQLREIAVLRLEGLISE from the coding sequence ATGAAGCTTGCCGAATTCAACAGCGCGGATTCCGCCGCCGCCCAGGCCACCCTTCGGCCCTGCATCGACATCAGCCGCTGGGTGGAGGCGGTGGCCGGAGCCCGGCCCTTCGCCGGCCGCAATGAGCTCCTGGAGTTCGCCGCCCAGGCCGCCACCCCGTTTACCCCGGCCGAGGTGGAATCCGCCATGGCCCACCACCCCAGGATCGGGGAACGCCCGACGGCGGCCAGCACCGAGGCGTCCATGTCCCGTTCCGAGCAGGCCGGGGTGGACCCGGAAGATACTGCTGTTACCGACGCCCTGGCACGCGGGAACCGGGAGTACGAGGAGAAGTTCGGCCGCGTCTTCCTGATCCGGGCAGCCGGACGCAGCGCGCAGGACATCCTGGCGGCGCTGAACCAGCGGCTCACCAACTCCCCCGAAGAAGAAGACAGCATCGTGGCCCAGCAGCTGCGCGAAATCGCCGTACTCCGGCTCGAAGGACTGATCAGCGAATGA
- a CDS encoding ATP-binding protein, translating into MTEVLASRSFRGPAAEDAIEDVHNDLDSLWLDVPFVNEMDQMTFTTAVIESASNIVQHAQPAGEREVELGVDTTVQPALLQARVSAYYAKPPFGPMEPATPGEDAESGRGLALIEALVTTVTFERQDGTNTWVLSRTSSED; encoded by the coding sequence ATGACTGAGGTCCTGGCTTCGCGCAGCTTCCGGGGACCCGCGGCAGAGGACGCCATCGAGGATGTCCACAACGACCTCGACAGCCTCTGGCTCGACGTTCCCTTCGTCAACGAGATGGACCAGATGACGTTCACGACGGCGGTCATCGAATCCGCGTCCAACATCGTCCAGCACGCCCAGCCGGCCGGGGAAAGGGAGGTGGAACTGGGTGTGGATACCACCGTGCAACCGGCTCTGCTGCAGGCGCGGGTCAGCGCCTACTACGCCAAGCCGCCGTTCGGCCCCATGGAGCCGGCCACGCCGGGCGAGGACGCCGAATCCGGGCGCGGCCTGGCACTGATCGAGGCGCTGGTAACCACGGTGACGTTCGAGCGGCAGGACGGCACCAACACCTGGGTTCTATCCCGGACCTCATCGGAGGATTAG
- the uraH gene encoding hydroxyisourate hydrolase, translating into MSVSHVTTHILDTGAGRPAAGVAVVLSRHDGGAWRELATSSTDADGRAKDLGPEQLEPGNYKLNFATGAYYAGLQTQTFFPEVDLVFEVTGPEHYHVPLLLSPFAYSTYRGS; encoded by the coding sequence ATGAGCGTCTCCCATGTGACCACCCACATCCTTGACACCGGCGCCGGGCGCCCGGCGGCGGGCGTCGCCGTCGTCCTTTCACGGCACGACGGCGGCGCCTGGCGTGAGCTGGCAACCTCCAGCACCGACGCGGACGGCCGGGCCAAGGACCTGGGACCGGAGCAGCTGGAACCCGGAAACTACAAACTGAACTTCGCCACGGGCGCCTACTACGCGGGCCTGCAGACGCAGACATTTTTCCCGGAAGTGGACCTCGTCTTCGAAGTCACGGGCCCCGAGCACTACCACGTGCCCCTGCTCCTGAGCCCGTTCGCGTACTCCACCTACCGCGGCAGCTAG
- a CDS encoding BCCT family transporter, with amino-acid sequence MAINSDLSSAKPKVPPSGDVSPEPLDAYQKEATAALPAVNEHEQILEELRQSNREQAVSQRRNRKLTLDKATFGITGAIALAFVVWGFADKDSLATTSKDALDWVMEYTGWLFMVLASLFVVFVLWLALGKFGNIPLGKDGEKPEFRTVSWIAMMFAAGMGIGLMFYGVAEPLYHFVSPPPGTVDGRTPAAIQTAMATSIFHWTLHPWAMYAVVGIAMAYGTYRLGRRQLISTAFTSLFGIRTVEGPVGKVINILAIFATLFGTAASLGLGALQIGSGFTSNGWTGEIGTPVLVGIVAILTACFIASAVSGISRGIQWLSNVNMVLAVVLAAIVFVAGPTLFILNLIPSAVGDYLRDLAEMSSRTEAVGDEALRTWMSGWTIFYWAWWISWTPFVGMFIARISRGRTIRQFVTGVLLVPSVVSVIWFGIFGGTAFHIQQEADKAGTPGLMTVTDGKGTIDFDGALFNLVKNLPLPGWMIAAVIVLAMVLVAIFFITGADSASLIMASLSSNGSSDPKRALVIFWGALTGAVAAVMLLAGGDKPSEALSGLQRITIVAALPFVIVMLLLCFALTKDLRRDPLSLRRRLADSVVERAIRTGVEQHRGVQFELVTKHECAEGCAQGTNCTGTGPDVEEPEPEKAAMR; translated from the coding sequence ATGGCCATTAACAGTGACCTGAGCTCCGCCAAGCCAAAAGTGCCGCCGTCAGGGGACGTTTCCCCCGAGCCGTTGGACGCCTATCAAAAGGAAGCGACGGCGGCCCTTCCCGCCGTCAACGAACACGAGCAGATTCTGGAGGAACTGAGGCAAAGCAACAGGGAGCAGGCCGTCTCCCAGCGCCGCAACCGGAAGCTGACGCTGGACAAGGCAACGTTCGGCATCACCGGCGCCATTGCCTTGGCCTTCGTGGTGTGGGGGTTTGCCGACAAGGACAGCCTGGCCACCACTTCAAAGGACGCCCTGGACTGGGTCATGGAGTACACCGGCTGGCTCTTCATGGTCCTCGCGTCCCTGTTCGTCGTCTTCGTCCTGTGGTTGGCCCTGGGCAAGTTCGGCAACATTCCGCTCGGCAAGGACGGCGAGAAACCCGAATTCCGAACAGTGTCGTGGATCGCCATGATGTTCGCCGCCGGAATGGGCATCGGCCTGATGTTTTACGGAGTGGCCGAGCCGCTGTACCACTTCGTCTCTCCCCCGCCCGGGACCGTTGACGGCCGCACCCCCGCAGCCATCCAGACGGCCATGGCGACTTCGATCTTCCACTGGACCCTGCACCCCTGGGCCATGTACGCGGTGGTGGGCATTGCCATGGCCTACGGCACCTACCGGCTGGGACGCAGGCAACTGATCTCCACTGCTTTCACCTCATTGTTCGGCATCAGGACCGTAGAGGGGCCGGTGGGCAAGGTCATCAACATCCTGGCCATCTTCGCCACCCTCTTCGGCACCGCCGCGTCACTGGGTCTCGGCGCCCTGCAGATTGGCAGCGGCTTCACCTCCAACGGCTGGACAGGCGAGATTGGAACACCCGTGCTCGTGGGCATCGTGGCGATCCTGACGGCGTGCTTCATCGCGTCCGCCGTGTCCGGCATCAGCCGCGGAATACAGTGGCTGTCCAACGTCAACATGGTACTTGCGGTGGTCCTCGCCGCCATCGTGTTCGTGGCTGGCCCCACTCTTTTCATCCTCAATCTGATCCCCTCGGCGGTCGGCGACTACTTGCGGGACCTGGCCGAAATGTCCTCCCGGACCGAAGCCGTGGGCGATGAAGCCCTGCGGACCTGGATGTCCGGCTGGACCATCTTCTACTGGGCCTGGTGGATCTCCTGGACGCCCTTTGTGGGCATGTTCATCGCACGGATCAGCCGGGGCCGGACCATCCGTCAGTTCGTCACCGGCGTACTGCTGGTCCCCAGTGTTGTCAGTGTCATCTGGTTCGGCATCTTCGGCGGTACCGCCTTCCATATCCAGCAGGAAGCGGACAAAGCCGGCACTCCTGGCCTGATGACCGTCACCGACGGCAAAGGAACCATCGATTTTGACGGCGCCCTGTTCAACCTGGTGAAGAACCTCCCCCTGCCCGGGTGGATGATTGCGGCCGTGATCGTCCTGGCCATGGTCCTGGTGGCAATTTTCTTCATCACCGGCGCCGACTCCGCCTCCCTGATCATGGCGTCGCTGAGCTCCAACGGCAGTTCCGACCCCAAGCGCGCCCTGGTCATTTTCTGGGGTGCACTCACCGGCGCCGTGGCCGCCGTCATGCTTCTGGCGGGCGGTGACAAGCCCTCCGAAGCGTTATCAGGGCTGCAGCGGATCACCATCGTCGCGGCCCTGCCCTTCGTCATCGTCATGCTGCTGCTCTGCTTCGCCCTCACCAAGGACCTGCGCAGGGACCCTCTTTCCTTGCGCCGCCGGTTGGCGGACTCCGTGGTGGAGCGGGCTATCCGGACCGGTGTCGAGCAGCACCGGGGTGTCCAGTTTGAGCTTGTGACAAAGCATGAATGTGCCGAGGGATGCGCCCAAGGCACAAACTGCACCGGTACAGGCCCGGACGTGGAAGAGCCGGAGCCGGAAAAGGCCGCCATGCGGTAG
- a CDS encoding glycosyltransferase family 2 protein, producing MTRFWTRLVVVLTVLTGLNYIAWRWAASLNWDAWWIALPLVVAETYSLIDVMLFGMTVWKLKIRKGAPQPPHDATVDVFITTYNEDLDMVLTTAPAAQKIRHPHSTWILDDGARPELKDLCEQHGLGYVTRSGDWTKDLPRHAKAGNLNNALMVTHGEFLLILDADQIPEPDILEKTLGYFNNRRVALVQTPQYFSNVPADDPLGSQAPLFYGPIQQGKDGWNAAFFCGSNAILRREALMQLGLVGYVKETEKSIRRALAASRAAIKQARKSADVESPLVAEVLDEVEAATGEAQEEVDAGRPLSEVTYRVRRRVDAAVQTLVQADVAALQADLKEIAAMELAHVGESGVPVVADDAVQRMSARDWSPLGALESVQAVLDALTVERSNEAQPVMPLATISVTEDMATAMRMHAMGWESVYHHEILAYGLAPEDIATMLTQRLRWAQGTIQVLLRENPLVQKGLKLGQRLMYFATMWTYLSGFAAVIYFAAPIIYLLLGILPVSSLSWDFFIRFIPFMVVNQLLFAVAGRGIPTWRGQQYSLALFPTWIKACTTAARNVWFGRPLGFAVTPKARQSGGPSWSLIRPQVVVSALLALAAVVGIARLVTGLAEPLGTLVNVVWVVFDLVVMSILVRAVLYKGYEPAAAPANREES from the coding sequence GTGACCCGCTTCTGGACCCGCCTGGTGGTGGTGCTGACCGTCCTGACCGGCCTGAACTACATCGCCTGGCGATGGGCGGCGTCCCTCAACTGGGATGCCTGGTGGATTGCCCTCCCCCTGGTGGTGGCAGAAACTTACAGCCTCATCGACGTCATGCTTTTCGGCATGACGGTGTGGAAGCTGAAGATCCGCAAGGGTGCGCCGCAGCCACCGCACGATGCCACCGTGGACGTCTTCATCACCACCTACAACGAAGACCTGGACATGGTCCTGACCACCGCCCCTGCGGCCCAGAAAATCCGGCACCCGCACAGCACCTGGATACTGGACGACGGCGCCCGGCCGGAACTCAAGGACCTGTGCGAACAGCACGGCCTGGGCTACGTCACCCGGAGCGGGGACTGGACCAAGGACCTGCCCCGCCACGCCAAGGCCGGCAACCTGAACAACGCCCTCATGGTCACCCACGGCGAGTTCCTGCTGATCCTGGACGCGGACCAGATCCCGGAGCCGGACATCCTGGAAAAGACCCTGGGCTACTTCAACAACCGCCGCGTTGCCCTGGTCCAGACCCCGCAGTACTTCAGCAACGTACCCGCCGACGATCCGCTCGGCAGCCAGGCACCGCTGTTCTACGGCCCCATCCAGCAGGGCAAGGACGGCTGGAACGCCGCCTTCTTCTGCGGCTCCAACGCCATCCTTCGCCGCGAGGCCCTGATGCAGCTGGGCCTGGTGGGCTACGTCAAGGAGACCGAGAAGAGCATCCGCCGCGCGCTGGCCGCATCCCGGGCAGCCATCAAGCAGGCCCGGAAGTCCGCGGACGTGGAGTCACCCCTGGTGGCGGAGGTCCTGGACGAGGTGGAGGCCGCCACCGGCGAAGCCCAGGAGGAAGTGGACGCCGGCCGGCCCCTCAGCGAGGTCACTTACCGGGTCCGGCGCCGCGTGGACGCCGCCGTCCAGACCCTGGTCCAGGCCGACGTCGCAGCCCTGCAGGCAGACCTCAAGGAAATCGCCGCCATGGAACTGGCGCACGTGGGCGAATCCGGCGTCCCGGTGGTGGCGGACGACGCCGTCCAGCGGATGTCCGCCCGCGACTGGTCCCCGCTGGGCGCCCTGGAATCCGTCCAGGCCGTCCTGGACGCCCTGACCGTGGAACGCAGCAACGAGGCCCAGCCCGTCATGCCCCTGGCCACCATCTCCGTCACCGAGGACATGGCCACCGCCATGCGCATGCACGCCATGGGTTGGGAGAGCGTCTACCACCACGAAATCCTGGCCTATGGCCTGGCGCCGGAAGACATAGCGACCATGCTGACGCAGCGTCTCCGCTGGGCCCAGGGCACCATCCAGGTGCTGCTGCGGGAGAACCCGCTGGTGCAGAAGGGCCTCAAGCTGGGCCAGCGCCTGATGTACTTTGCCACCATGTGGACCTACCTCAGCGGGTTCGCAGCGGTCATCTACTTCGCGGCCCCCATCATCTACCTGCTGCTGGGCATCCTGCCGGTCAGCAGCCTCAGCTGGGACTTCTTCATCCGGTTCATCCCGTTCATGGTGGTCAACCAGCTGCTGTTTGCCGTGGCGGGCCGGGGCATCCCCACGTGGCGCGGCCAGCAGTACAGCCTTGCGCTGTTCCCCACCTGGATCAAAGCATGCACGACGGCGGCCCGGAATGTCTGGTTCGGCCGTCCCCTGGGCTTTGCCGTCACCCCCAAGGCGCGCCAAAGCGGGGGACCCAGCTGGAGCCTCATCCGGCCCCAGGTTGTGGTGTCCGCGCTGCTGGCGCTGGCCGCCGTCGTCGGAATTGCCCGCCTGGTGACCGGCCTGGCGGAACCGCTGGGCACTCTGGTCAATGTCGTGTGGGTGGTCTTTGACCTGGTGGTCATGAGCATCCTGGTCCGCGCCGTCCTCTACAAGGGATATGAGCCGGCCGCAGCACCTGCAAACAGAGAGGAATCCTGA
- a CDS encoding GcvT family protein, producing MESSPRIVIIGAGIVGTNLADELVTRGWNNITVLDQGPLNMPGGSTSHAPGLVFQTNPSKSMALFAKYTVEKLLSLTEDGISCFNQVGGLEVATTETRLADLKRKLGYAHAWGIEGSILSPAECKELYPLINDEDILGGLHVPSDGLALAARAVQLLIKRTEAAGVKYIGNTEVTGIEQSGRRVTGVQTPDGVIPADIVVSCAGFWGAKVGELIGMSVPLLPLAHQYVKTTPVPAQQGKNELPNGASLPILRHQDQDLYYREHGDRYGIGSYAHKPMPVDLDELGSFKPNEISEHNMPSRLDFTLEDFLPAWEATKQILPALRESEIEDGFNGIFSFTPDGGSLVGESKELDGFFVAEAVWVTHSAGIARAVAELLVDGKSSIDLGDCDIHRFEDVQLTPEYVSETSQQNFVEIYDVLHPLQPKLSPRNLRVSPFHARHRELGGYFLEGAGWERPYWFEVNADLLKEMPAEWQPPARDAWSGMFSSPIAAAEAWKTRTAVAMYDMTPLKRLEISGPGALKLLQELTTAEMNKKPGAVTYTLLLDEQGGVRSDITVARLDEQTFQLGANGNIDTAYFDRAARHQTASGSAEDWVQVRDTTGGTCCIGLWGPLAREVVGAVSSDDFTNDGLKYFRSKNVVIGGVPVTAMRLSYVGELGWELYTSADNGQRLWDALWKAGQPFGVIAAGRAAFSSLRLEKGYRSWGTDMTTEHDPFEAGLGFAVKMAKENFVGKAALEGRTEENSGRRLRCLTVDNGRSLVLGKEPVFYKDQAVGYVTSAAYGYTVKKPIAYSYLPAEVSIGDSVEIEYFGRRIVATVTQDPLYDPTMSRLRG from the coding sequence TTGGAATCGTCGCCACGCATTGTCATTATCGGAGCCGGCATCGTCGGCACCAACCTCGCGGATGAACTCGTCACGCGGGGCTGGAACAACATCACGGTCCTTGACCAGGGACCGCTCAACATGCCCGGAGGATCCACCTCGCATGCCCCGGGGCTGGTCTTCCAGACCAACCCTTCCAAGTCCATGGCGCTGTTCGCCAAGTACACCGTGGAAAAGCTGCTGTCCCTGACTGAGGACGGAATCAGCTGCTTCAACCAGGTCGGCGGCCTCGAAGTTGCCACCACCGAGACCCGCCTGGCGGACCTGAAGCGCAAGCTCGGCTACGCCCATGCGTGGGGCATTGAGGGCTCCATCCTCTCCCCGGCCGAGTGCAAGGAGCTCTACCCGCTCATCAACGACGAGGACATCCTCGGCGGCCTCCACGTTCCCAGCGACGGCCTCGCTTTGGCCGCCCGCGCGGTCCAGCTGCTGATCAAGCGCACCGAGGCGGCCGGCGTAAAGTACATCGGCAACACCGAAGTTACCGGCATCGAGCAGTCCGGCCGCCGGGTCACCGGTGTCCAGACGCCCGACGGCGTGATCCCGGCAGACATCGTTGTCTCCTGCGCCGGCTTCTGGGGTGCAAAGGTCGGCGAGCTGATCGGCATGTCCGTCCCGCTGCTCCCGCTGGCCCACCAGTACGTCAAAACCACCCCGGTCCCGGCGCAGCAGGGCAAGAACGAGCTGCCCAACGGCGCTTCGCTGCCCATCCTGCGCCACCAGGACCAGGACCTCTACTACCGCGAGCACGGTGACCGCTACGGCATTGGCTCCTACGCCCACAAGCCCATGCCCGTGGACCTGGACGAACTCGGCAGCTTCAAGCCGAACGAGATCAGCGAGCACAACATGCCGTCCCGGCTGGACTTCACCCTCGAGGACTTCCTCCCCGCCTGGGAGGCCACCAAGCAGATCCTGCCGGCCCTGCGCGAAAGCGAGATCGAGGACGGCTTCAACGGCATCTTCTCCTTCACCCCCGACGGCGGCTCGCTGGTGGGAGAGTCCAAGGAACTCGATGGCTTCTTCGTCGCCGAAGCCGTCTGGGTCACCCACTCGGCGGGCATCGCCCGCGCCGTCGCCGAACTCCTCGTGGATGGCAAGTCCTCCATCGATTTGGGCGACTGCGATATCCACCGCTTCGAGGACGTCCAGCTGACCCCCGAGTACGTCAGCGAAACCTCGCAGCAGAACTTCGTGGAGATTTACGACGTCCTGCACCCGCTCCAGCCCAAGCTCTCCCCTCGCAACCTGCGCGTGTCCCCCTTCCATGCCCGGCACAGGGAACTCGGCGGCTACTTCCTCGAAGGCGCCGGCTGGGAACGGCCCTACTGGTTCGAGGTTAACGCCGATCTGCTCAAGGAAATGCCTGCCGAATGGCAGCCGCCGGCCCGCGACGCCTGGTCAGGCATGTTCAGCTCCCCCATCGCCGCGGCCGAGGCCTGGAAGACCCGTACCGCCGTCGCGATGTACGACATGACGCCCCTGAAGCGCCTCGAAATCTCCGGACCCGGCGCCCTGAAGCTGCTGCAGGAACTGACCACCGCGGAAATGAACAAAAAGCCCGGAGCCGTCACCTACACACTCCTGCTGGACGAGCAGGGCGGCGTCCGAAGCGACATCACCGTCGCCCGCCTGGACGAGCAGACCTTCCAGCTCGGCGCCAACGGCAACATCGACACCGCCTACTTCGATCGGGCGGCCCGGCACCAGACAGCAAGCGGCAGCGCCGAAGACTGGGTCCAGGTCCGCGACACCACCGGCGGCACCTGCTGCATCGGCCTCTGGGGCCCGCTGGCCCGTGAGGTTGTCGGAGCGGTCAGCAGCGACGACTTCACCAACGACGGTCTGAAGTACTTCCGGTCAAAGAACGTCGTCATAGGGGGCGTCCCGGTCACCGCCATGCGCCTGTCCTACGTCGGCGAACTGGGCTGGGAACTGTACACCAGCGCTGACAACGGCCAACGCCTCTGGGATGCGCTCTGGAAGGCCGGCCAGCCGTTCGGCGTCATCGCCGCCGGGCGTGCCGCGTTCAGCTCGCTCCGCCTGGAAAAGGGCTACCGCTCCTGGGGCACGGACATGACCACCGAGCACGACCCCTTCGAGGCCGGCCTCGGCTTCGCAGTGAAGATGGCCAAGGAGAACTTCGTCGGAAAGGCGGCGCTGGAGGGACGCACCGAGGAGAACTCCGGACGCCGCCTGCGCTGCCTCACGGTCGACAACGGCCGCAGCCTGGTGCTGGGCAAGGAACCGGTGTTCTACAAGGACCAGGCAGTCGGGTACGTTACCAGTGCCGCCTACGGCTACACGGTTAAGAAGCCGATCGCCTACTCCTACCTGCCCGCCGAGGTCTCCATCGGTGACTCCGTGGAGATCGAGTACTTCGGCCGCCGGATCGTGGCTACCGTGACCCAGGACCCGCTGTACGACCCCACCATGTCCCGGCTGCGCGGCTAG
- a CDS encoding STAS domain-containing protein, whose product MEFSYEVKDSYAEVKADGRLNMVSAPKLREFVTDVIAGGSNRIVVNLENTAFMDSSGLGALIGCLKAARQAGGDLRIAAVQPQVNMVLKLTSMDKVLTAYPTAGEAFSND is encoded by the coding sequence ATGGAGTTCAGTTATGAGGTCAAAGACTCGTACGCGGAGGTCAAGGCGGATGGGCGGCTCAACATGGTCTCCGCGCCCAAGCTGCGCGAGTTCGTGACGGATGTGATCGCGGGAGGATCCAACCGGATCGTGGTGAACCTGGAAAACACCGCGTTCATGGACTCCTCGGGCCTGGGCGCACTGATCGGCTGCCTGAAGGCTGCCCGCCAGGCCGGCGGTGACCTGCGGATCGCGGCGGTGCAGCCACAGGTCAACATGGTCCTGAAGCTGACCAGCATGGACAAGGTCCTCACCGCCTACCCGACGGCCGGGGAGGCGTTCAGCAATGACTGA
- a CDS encoding GntR family transcriptional regulator, translating into MAFEALAVADDMGRKSLADVAYESIRDWLLTLQIKPGELLNDELLAKNLGVGRTPVREALKRLELDRLVKTYPRRGTFATRVDVTDLSFISEIRAQLEPLAAARAARVASPAVRDELRATLEKVEAFDVSAATVTETLQLDSRVHQGIYAAAANPHLEDILIRYDNLATRIWCMVIDRLPDLSHHVREHLDLLCAVIDGDEERAAELARVHVSGFERAVREALFKA; encoded by the coding sequence GTGGCATTCGAAGCTTTGGCGGTGGCGGACGACATGGGGAGGAAATCCCTGGCCGACGTCGCCTATGAGAGCATCCGCGACTGGTTGCTGACCCTTCAAATCAAACCCGGCGAGCTGCTGAACGACGAACTCCTGGCCAAGAACCTGGGTGTGGGGCGGACTCCGGTGCGCGAAGCCCTGAAGCGGCTGGAACTGGACCGGTTGGTGAAGACCTATCCCCGCAGGGGCACCTTCGCCACCAGGGTGGACGTGACTGACCTTTCCTTCATTTCGGAGATCCGCGCCCAGCTCGAGCCCCTCGCTGCGGCGCGTGCCGCACGGGTGGCTTCCCCTGCGGTCCGGGACGAGCTGCGTGCCACGCTCGAAAAGGTTGAGGCGTTCGATGTGTCGGCGGCAACCGTGACGGAGACACTGCAGCTGGATTCCCGGGTGCACCAGGGCATCTACGCCGCCGCTGCCAACCCGCACCTCGAGGACATCCTGATCCGCTATGACAACCTGGCGACGCGCATCTGGTGCATGGTCATCGACCGGCTGCCGGACTTGTCCCACCATGTTCGTGAACACCTCGATCTGCTCTGCGCCGTCATCGACGGGGATGAGGAGCGGGCCGCAGAACTTGCCCGCGTCCACGTCAGCGGATTCGAGCGTGCGGTCCGGGAGGCGCTTTTCAAAGCCTGA